In Penaeus monodon isolate SGIC_2016 chromosome 26, NSTDA_Pmon_1, whole genome shotgun sequence, the following are encoded in one genomic region:
- the LOC119589646 gene encoding sporozoite surface protein 2-like: MRTYQWQHSAYPFWHHSNSFSNIPSNSNSFSNIPFNPNSFSSIPSNPNSFSNIPFNPNSFSSIPSNPNSFSNISSNPTPSPTSPPTPTPSPASPPTPTPSPASPPTPTPSPASPQLLLQHPLQPQLLLQHPLQPQLLLQHPLQPQLLLQHPLQPQLLLQHPPQLLLQHPSNPNSFSNIPSNPNSFSNIPSNPNSFSNIPSNPNSFSNIPPNSFSSIPSNPNSFSSIPSNPNSFSNIPSNPNSFSSIPSNPNSFSSIPSNPNSFSNIPSNPNSFSSIPSNPNSFSCIPSNPNSFSNIPSNPNSFSSIPSNPNSFSCIPSNPNSLSNIPSNPNSFSNIPSNPNSFSNIPSNPNSFSSIPSNPNSISSIPPNSFSSIPSNPNSFSNMTYLPNVTQSPRPPACHLEEARSGRCCIINCKIP, encoded by the coding sequence CATCACTCCAACTCTTTCTCCAACATCccctccaactccaactccttCTCCAACATCCCTTTCAACCCCAACTCCTTCTCCAGCATCCCCTCCAACCCCAACTCCTTCTCCAACATCCCTTTCAACCCCAACTCCTTCTCCAGCATCCCCTCCAACCCCAACTCCTTCTCCAACATCTCCTCCAACCCAACTCCTTCTCCAACATCCCCTCCAACCCCAACTCCTTCTCCAGCATCCCCTCCAACCCCAACTCCTTCTCCAGCATCCCCTCCAACCCCAACTCCTTCTCCAGCATCCCCCCAACTCCTTCTCCAACATCCCCTCCAACCCCAACTCCTTCTCCAACATCCCCTCCAACCCCAACTCCTTCTCCAGCATCCCCTCCAACCCCAACTCCTTCTCCAACATCCCCTCCAACCCCAACTCCTTCTCCAACATCCCCCCCAACTCCTTCTCCAACATCCCTCCAACCCCAACTCCTTCTCCAACATCCCCTCCAACCCCAACTCCTTCTCCAACATCCCCTCCAACCCCAACTCCTTCTCCAACATCCCCTCCAACCCCAACTCCTTCTCCAACATCCCCCCCAACTCCTTCTCCAGCATCCCCTCCAACCCCAACTCCTTCTCCAGCATCCCCTCCAACCCCAACTCCTTCTCCAACATTCCCTCCAACCCCAACTCCTTCTCCAGCATCCCCTCCAACCCCAACTCCTTCTCCAGCATCCCCTCCAACCCCAACTCCTTCTCCAACATCCCCTCCAACCCCAACTCCTTCTCCAGCATCCCCTCCAACCCCAACTCCTTCTCCTGCATCCCCTCCAACCCCAACTCCTTCTCCAACATCCCCTCCAACCCCAACTCCTTCTCCAGCATCCCCTCCAACCCCAACTCCTTCTCCTGCATCCCCTCCAACCCCAACTCCTTATCCAACATCCCCTCCAACCCCAACTCCTTCTCCAACATCCCCTCCAACCCCAACTCCTTCTCCAACATCCCCTCCAACCCCAACTCCTTCTCCAGCATCCCCTCCAACCCCAACTCCATCTCCAGCATCCCCCCCAACTCCTTCTCCAGCATCCCCTCCAACCCCAACTCCTTCTCCAACATGACTTACCTGCCAAACGTCACACAAAGTCCGCGCCCGCCAGCTTGTCACCTTGAGGAAGCACGATCAGGTAGATGTTGCATCATCAATTGCAAGATACCGTGA